In Bacillota bacterium, the following proteins share a genomic window:
- a CDS encoding WYL domain-containing protein: MTQGLALGLERHSFYRIHRIDHLIRQSAYPNVPKLSRWLEVSTRTIERDIEFLRDSLGAPLKYDAKRRGYYYTQSDFSLPCVKLTAGELVTLYLGQKLLSQYRGTTFEASIINAFAKIRTFLPEEVEIDFANLDEFLSFNVKPLRGEERQVATTFHEIAQALRDQETVKITYYTASRDAVSTRKVDPYHLRCHEGAWYIIGYCHRRREVRTFALDRVQKLAHTRRHFDLQPGFSLNDYLSHSLGIERGRKPHEVVILFDPEGARWVRERLWHTTQELIPQEDGSLVFKAVLSGLGEVKRWVLSYGVHAQVIAPTHLRDEIAQEAAALALQYDSVPDVP; encoded by the coding sequence ATGACACAAGGCCTGGCCCTTGGCCTGGAGCGACATAGTTTCTACCGTATCCACCGCATAGACCACCTTATCCGCCAGTCGGCATATCCTAATGTGCCCAAGCTGAGCCGCTGGTTAGAAGTAAGTACCCGCACCATTGAGCGGGATATTGAGTTCTTGCGGGATTCCTTGGGTGCACCGCTTAAATACGATGCCAAACGCCGGGGCTACTACTACACCCAATCAGACTTTTCCCTGCCTTGTGTCAAACTCACAGCTGGCGAGCTGGTAACCTTGTACCTGGGCCAGAAGTTACTGTCCCAATACAGAGGCACCACCTTTGAAGCTAGTATCATCAATGCTTTTGCCAAGATAAGGACCTTCTTACCGGAAGAGGTAGAGATAGATTTTGCTAACCTGGATGAGTTTCTGTCTTTCAACGTTAAGCCTCTACGCGGTGAGGAACGCCAAGTAGCCACTACCTTTCACGAAATTGCCCAAGCCCTGAGAGATCAAGAGACTGTTAAAATCACTTACTACACTGCCAGCCGTGATGCCGTAAGCACCCGGAAGGTGGATCCTTATCACCTGCGCTGCCATGAAGGCGCTTGGTATATTATCGGATACTGCCACCGGCGTCGCGAAGTAAGAACATTTGCCTTAGATCGAGTTCAGAAGCTGGCACATACCAGGCGACATTTTGACCTACAGCCGGGCTTTTCCTTGAACGATTACCTCAGCCATAGCCTCGGCATCGAACGGGGACGTAAACCCCACGAAGTTGTTATTCTGTTCGATCCTGAGGGCGCACGCTGGGTAAGAGAACGACTGTGGCATACCACCCAGGAACTGATACCCCAGGAAGACGGATCGCTGGTGTTTAAGGCTGTTCTCAGTGGACTGGGCGAGGTGAAACGATGGGTGCTGAGTTATGGCGTCCACGCGCAGGTAATAGCACCTACCCATCTGAGAGACGAAATTGCTCAAGAAGCGGCGGCTTTAGCCTTGCAGTACGACTCGGTTCCAGATGTGCCTTAG